A region of the Mycobacteriales bacterium genome:
CCTCGAGTTCCGCTGCCCCGACCCGTCGAGCAACCCCTACCTCGCGTTCTCGGCGATGCTCATGGCCGGCCTCGACGGCATCAAGAACAAGATCGAGCCGCCGGTCCCGGTCGACAAGGACCTCTACGAGCTGCCCCCGGACGAGCTCGCCAACGTCGCCCAGGTCCCCGGCTCCCTCTCCGAGGTCCTCGACGCCCTCGAGGCCGACCACGACTACCTGCTCGAGGGTGGCGTCTTCACCCCCGACCTCATCGAGACGTGGATCGAGTACAAGCGCACCGTCGAGATCGACGCCCTGCGCCTGCGCCCGCACCCCTACGAGTTCGCGCTCTACTACGACATCTAGTCAGACAGGCCTCTGACCTGCAGCTTTGCCGTTCGGAGGCCCTGGGTGTGCACATTCTGTGCACACCTCGGAAAGCACGAAGCCGCCGGACTTTCTGGAGTCCGGCGGCTTCGTCGTCGTCCGGGGGTCCGTCAGCCCAGGACGCGGTCGATAGCCCGCTTGGTGCGCTCCTCGCTGGCGGGCATCAGGTGGGTGTAGACGCGCAGGGTGAAGCCGGGGTCGGCGTGGCCGAGGTAGCTCGCGACGGCTCGCACGCTCTCGCCCTCGTCAAGCAGCACGCTGGCGTAGAAGTGGCGCAGCGCATGCATGCCGTTCTCCCGGCTGGTGGGCAGCCCCGCCGCCAGAAGCGCCGGCTTCCAGATCCGGCGGTTGACGTAGTTGCGGTTGAGCGGCTTGGACTCCCGGGACGTGAGCAGCAGGGCCACATGACGCTCCGGTCCGTCGACGAGCTGCCAGGGCAGGCCGGCCGTCCGTGCGGGGTAGTCCTGAAGGTAGGCCGACACTTCGAGGGCGACGGTCTCCGGCAGCGGCACCTCCCGGGTCTTGCGGCCCTTCGGCGGCGCGTACACCTGGTGCGGTCCGAGGATCTTGACCTGCCGGCGGACGTGCAGGACGCCTTCCTTGAGGTCCACGTCCTCCTCGGCCAGCCCGAACAGCTCGCCCTGGCGCAGGCCGCAGCCGGCAGCGAGGGTGACGATGAGGCGGTACCTCGCAGGTAGGGCGGCCTTGACGGCGCGCACCTGCTCGACGGACCACGGTCGCACCCGGCCGTCATCGAGGGCCGGCAGCCGCACAGACGCTGCGCTGCAGGGGTTCTTCGCGAGCCGGTCGTCGTCGATGGCCGCGTTGAACAGCGCAGAGAGGTTCGCGTGCACGACGCGGACGTAGCGCGGCGCGAGCCGTTGTTGGAGCAGCCGCAGCCAGGCCTGCACGTCGGACGGCTTGATTGCGTTGATCGCACGGTCCCCCAGGTGCGGTGACACGTGCAGGCGCAGGCGCAGCTCGGTGGCGATGCGGGTGGATTCGTCGAAGGTCTGGGCAGCGAGCCACTGCTCTGCGAAGTCCCGCAGCTTGATGCGCCCTGCGGTCGGGTCGACGTAGGCGCCGCGGAGCTTGTCGGCTTCGAGGGTGGTCGCGAACCGATCAGCGTCACCCTTGCGGCGGAAGGTCTTCGCGCGCTGGATCCCGGCGGGGTCGCGGAAGCGGACCTGGTAGCCGCCTCCCTCAGCGCGACGGTTGACGCTGGCCATGGGTCACCTCCCCCGCCTGCCTATGGCAGCGGCACGGTCTTCGGGGAGCTCACGATGAGGTTGTGAATAGCGACGGAGGCGTTGCGTCTCACGTCGCAGCAGTTCGCTGGCCAGCCGTTGCCGGGCATCCCGAGTCAGCGGGGAGGGCCGGACCACGCGGCTGGGCGGTCGGTGTTGGGCGGCGTGACCGCAGTCGGTGGTGAGGTCGTGCACGTCGCGGGTGGTGAGGAACAGGTGGTTGGCGTGCGTGCCACGGCTCAGGCCGACGTAACCGGCTTGGCTCGACAGGCTGTCGCCGCCGACGACCAGGGCTGTGTGGACGGTGCGGCCTTGGGCCTTGTGCAAGGTCATCGCATAGCCGTGGTCGAGGCACCCTTCCTGCAGCCAGGCTCGCTCGACGCGGACGTCTCGGCCGCTGGTGGTGCGCAGGATCAGACCGTCAGGCTGAAGGGCGAAGACGATGGCCGTTGTGCCGTTGAGCAGTCCGAGGGCGTGGTCGTTGCGGGTCACCAGGACCTGATCGCCCTGGCGAAACCCGATCTGCCCTTCGTCGGTGTCGATCCTGAGCTCTCGCCTGCCGAGCTGCCCAGCGGCCTGAAGGCGGTCACGGACCTGCTCGTTCAGGACCTGGACGTCGTCGCGGGTGCTGGCGAGCAGCACGGTCTGCCAGGGATCGGCGTGCTGGGCGCGGCTGGTGAGGTAGGCCGTGACAGCAGCGGC
Encoded here:
- a CDS encoding tyrosine-type recombinase/integrase; translated protein: MASVNRRAEGGGYQVRFRDPAGIQRAKTFRRKGDADRFATTLEADKLRGAYVDPTAGRIKLRDFAEQWLAAQTFDESTRIATELRLRLHVSPHLGDRAINAIKPSDVQAWLRLLQQRLAPRYVRVVHANLSALFNAAIDDDRLAKNPCSAASVRLPALDDGRVRPWSVEQVRAVKAALPARYRLIVTLAAGCGLRQGELFGLAEEDVDLKEGVLHVRRQVKILGPHQVYAPPKGRKTREVPLPETVALEVSAYLQDYPARTAGLPWQLVDGPERHVALLLTSRESKPLNRNYVNRRIWKPALLAAGLPTSRENGMHALRHFYASVLLDEGESVRAVASYLGHADPGFTLRVYTHLMPASEERTKRAIDRVLG